In Macadamia integrifolia cultivar HAES 741 chromosome 5, SCU_Mint_v3, whole genome shotgun sequence, a single window of DNA contains:
- the LOC122080396 gene encoding LOW QUALITY PROTEIN: probable E3 ubiquitin-protein ligase rbrA (The sequence of the model RefSeq protein was modified relative to this genomic sequence to represent the inferred CDS: substituted 1 base at 1 genomic stop codon) produces MVYFLVQISGEWSVKQRKLAMLVDQVVLLRRKFLTSHPNLVARNDVKFAFKLARDAIDSQVTRSKEAKYEMILTETCTICLEDTELDQMFAVDGCLHRYCFSCMKQHVELKLLHGMVPGCPYEGCKLKLSVDSCRKFLTPKLVETMSQRIKESSIPVTEKIYCPYPKCSALMSKTEVLENAKNLCFDXTDVRKCIKCHGLFCVNCKVPWHYNMTCSDYRRSNPYPRAEDAKLRSRATQKFWRQCVKCNHMIELAEGCFHMTCRCGYEFCNTCGAEWKNKKATCSCPLFHEDYILNEDGFDEEDQYDSDDDFGRDFEMAPGHRQFWMR; encoded by the exons ATGGTGTACTTCCTGGTGCAGATTTCTGGGGAATGGTCAGTAAAGCAGCGCAAGTTGGCTATGTTGGTTGATCAGGTGGTTCTTCTTCGAAGAAAATTTCTGACTAGTCACCCCAACCTTGTGGCAAGGAATGATGTTAAGTTTGCGTTTAAACTTGCAAGGGATGCTATAGATTCTCAGGTCACAAGGTCCAAGGAGGCgaaatatgaaatgattctgACTGAGACCTGTACCATCTGTTTGGAAGATACTGAGTTGGACCAAATGTTTGCTGTTGATGGTTGCTTGCACCGCTATTGCTTTTCTTGCATGAAACAGCATGTGGAACTCAAGTTGCTTCATGGGATGGTGCCTGGATGTCCTTATGAAGGCTGTAAATTAAAGCTGAGTGTAGATAGTTGTAGAAAATTCTTGACTCCTAAGTTAGTTGAGACCATGAGCCAACGCATAAAGGAGTCTTCAATTCCTGTGACGGAGAAAATTTATTGTCCGTACCCAAAATGTTCTGCTTTGATGTCAAAAACTGAGGTTTTAGAGAATGCGAAAAATTTATGCTTTGATTGAACTGATGTCAGGAAATGTATAAAATGCCATGGCCTCTTCTGTGTTAATTGCAAGGTCCCTTGGCATTACAACATGACCTGTTCTGATTATAGGAGGTCAAATCCTTACCCTCGTGCAGAGGATGCTAAGTTAAGGTCTCGTGCAACTCAAAAGTTCTGGCGCCAGTGTGTGAAGTGCAATCACATGATTGAACTAGCTGAAGGTTGCTTCCATATGACATGCAG GTGTGGTTATGAGTTTTGTAATACCTGTGGAGcagaatggaaaaacaagaaagcCACTTGTTCCTGTCCACTATTTCACGAGGACTATATTTTGAATGAAGATGGTTTTGATGAGGAAGATCAGTACGACTCCGATGatgattttgggagagattttgAGATGGCTCCTGGCCATCGGCAGTTTTGGATGAGATGA